The Streptomyces achromogenes DNA segment GCGCAGGGAACAGCTTCTGTCGGTGGGCGCGCGTCTGTTCTCTGAGAGCCCCTACGACGAGGTGTGGATCGAGCAGGTGGCCGAGATCGCGGGGGTCTCCCGCGGGCTGCTGTACCACTACTTCCCCACGAAGCGGGACTTCTTCGCGGCGGTCGTCGAGCGCGAGAGCGAGCGGATGCTGCGCATGACGGCGGCAGTCCCCGGCGTCCCGGTCCGCGTGCAGCTGGCTACCGGGCTCGACGCCTACCTGGAGTACGTGGAGACCCACGCGCACGGCTACCGCGCGTTCCACCGGGCGGACGCCGCCGGTGACCGAGGTGTACGCACGGTCTACCGGCGGGCGCTGGCGGCGCAGGAGCGCCAGATCCTGGCCGCCCTCGGCGTCGACCCCGAGTTCGGCCCGGTGTTCGAGGAGCGCCCCGAGGTGCGGCTGGCGGTGCGCGGCTGGCTGGCGTTCACCACGGCGGTCTGTCTGGAGTGGCTGCGCGGCGCGGACCTGTCGCGGGAGCAGGTGCGGGACCTGTGCGCACGGGCGCTGCTGGGGGTCATCGCGCCTGCGGCGTGATCTGTCCCCCCACGCCGGAGGGTGCGGTGCGGCGGTTGGCGCACGAGCGGATCTCCGATAGGTTAGGCAAGCCTTACCTTGGGAGGTTCAGGATGGGTGACGACCAGAGCTGGGCGGCCGCGCCTGCCGCCGCCGAGCGCGCCCGCTCGGTGCTCGCGGCCTCGTGGTCCTGCGCGGTGACCGCGGACGGCGGGCGCGAGGAGTTCGTCGGCGCGCACACCGTCGACGACGACGGCCGGGTGACCCTGCGGGTGCCCGAGGACAGCGCCCTGCGCACGGCCGCGATCTGCGCGCCGCGCGGCGAGCCGGCCGCGGTGCTGGAGTTCGCCGACGTCGCACCCGTCCCGGTGCGCGGCCGGATCCGTGCCCGGCTCTGGCTCGCCGGCTGGTTCGCCCCCGAGGACGGCGGCCTCGCCCTCCACGCCACGCGCGTCGTGCTGAAGGAGAGCAAGGGCGCGGTGGTCGTCGACCTCGCCGAGTTCGCCGCCGCCGCGCCCGACCCGCTGGCCGGCGCCGAGGCGCACCTGCTGACACATCTCGCCGACGCCCATCCCGAGGCCGTGGAGCGGCTGACCCGGCTCGTCCGGTCCGACAGCCTGCACGGCGCCGTCCGCGTCCAGCCGCTCGCCGTCGACCGGCACGGACTGACGCTGCGCATCGAACGCGCCCGCGCCCACGGCGACGTACGCCTGCCCTTCCACGCGCCGGCCGACGACGTCTCCCAGCTCACCGAGCGCATGCACGTGCTGCTCACTCAGGCGGCCGCCGCGTCCTGTCCCCGCGCCGCCCTACAGCGGCAGCGCGCAGACGGCGACGGGTGACGCGAACGGCTCGCCGGCGAGCCGCAGTTCACCCCCCGCGTCCACCCGGAAGACGCTGATCGTGCCGGACCGCTGGTTGGCGGCGAACAGCAGGCCGCCGTCCGGCGAGAGGGCGATCTGGCGCGGGAAGTCCCCCTCCACCGGCACCGTGCCGAGCAGGCGCAGCCGGGCCCCGTCCTGCTCCACGGCGTAGCGCGCGAGGCTGTTGTCGCCGCGGTTGGCGAGGAAGGCGAACCGGCCGTCCGGCGTCAGGGCGGGCTGCGCCGGGTAGTTGACGTCCGCCTTCGCGCCCGTGGACTGCGGCCGGCCGATCGTCAGCCGGCCGCTCGACGCGTCGTAGGCACAGACGGCGAGGGTGTCGTCGGCCTCGTTCGCCAGGTAGGCGTACCGGCAGCCCGGGTGGAACACGAGGTGGCGCGGACCGGCGCCCGCCCGGGTGTGCGCCTGCGCGACCTCGGTGAGGGTGCCCGCCTTCCCGTCCAGTCGGTAGCTGTACACCGTGTCCGTGCCGAAGTCGACGGCGATGACATGGCCGCCGTCCGGGGCGGTGACGAACTGGTGCGCATGCGGGCCCCGTTGACCGCTGCGGGGCGCCGGACGGCGGTGCGTGACATGGTCCGTGCGTTCGCCGAGCGCCCCCGAGGCGGCGATCGGGTGCACGGTCACACTCCCCGAGCCGTAGTCGGCGCTCAGCAGCCACCGGCCACTCGGGTGGACCGACACATGGCAGGTGTGCGCCCCGCCGGTGGCCCTGCTGCCCAGCACCGTCCGGTCGGCGAGCCGAACGGCGGTCACCGCGCCCCGGTCGCGTTCGTTCACCGCGTACAGCGTGCGGCCGTCCGGATGCACCGCGAGATACGACGGGTCCGGGACGCCGATGATCGTGCCGCCGCCGGTGATCCGCCCGGAGGCGGGGTCGTACGAGGCGACGCCGACGCCCTTCCCGCCGCCCTCCGCGGAGGTGTACGTGCCCAGGTAGAGGGGGCGGGGCCCGGAGGCGCCCGGTGCGGACCCCGGCGTGGTCGCGGGTGCGGCGGACGACGACGGCCCGGACGACGACGGCTGCCCGGGCGGGGCGGCCTGTGGGGTTTCCCGCGAGGCCGCCGAGCCGTCACCGCCGTCCCCGTCGCCCGCGCAGCCGGCCAGGGCCGACGCCGCCGTCGCGCCGCCGAGGGCGCCGATCGCGCCGACGAAGCGGCGTCGGCTCCAGCCCCGGCCGCCGTCGGCTCCGCCGGAGCGGGGAGACCCCCCGCGCGCCGCGCCCGTCCCGCTGCCCATGCCCGCACCTGTCGTCGTCGTCCGTCCGCGTCGTCCGCCCGCGCCGTGACAGCCACCTTGACCCGGACCGCCGTCGAACGCAAAAGCGCGGCGCGGCCGGGGCCGCCGACGGCGGGGGAGGGGGGCTACCAGTCGCCGTCCTGCACCGGGCTGCCCGGTGTGTCCTTCAGGTGCTGCACCTGGCCGGGGGCGGGCGGCTCCCACGGATCCAGATCGTCGCCGAGCCATTCGCCGACCGGCCGCACCGCGCCCAGGGCGTCGCTCGGGGCGACGTCCTGCGCGTCGTCGTCGTAGTAGTCGAACCACGGCAGGCCCGCCCTGGTGTACGCGGCGCGGTCGGCCGGCGACGGCGGCGGCTCCTCGCCGGTGATCCGGCGCCACTCCGGCGGGGTCACCAGATGCACGAAGACCCGGGCGGCGGGCTCCGTCGTGTAGTGCGCGAGCGGACGCTCGTCCCGGTAGACCTCCTGGCGCATCGAACCGCCCACCCCGAGGCCCATCGCGGCGACCGCCCGGGCCCGCGGCGCGCCGCCCGGACGAGGCGCCGCGCCCGCCATCGGGGCCGCGGGCGGAAGGCTGCCGAACACCCCGCCGATCAGGTCCTGCGTCAGCGGGATGCGGCGGCTGCGCTCGGCCTCCAGCCACTCGGCGCGCCGACGCTCCTCCAGCGGGAACGACTGCAACTGCACCCCGCCCCACACCTCCTCGCCGGTGACCTGGCCCTCGACGGTCGCGCCCAGGCCCAGCGGCACCGCGACGAACTGGCGCACCGTGCCGCTGCCGGAGTTGATGCCGTCCAGCCACGGCTGGCGGGGGAGCGCCACGTAGTTCTGCGGGTCCCGGGAGAGCCGGTCGCTCCACGGCCTGCCGGAGACCGCGCACACCTTGCCCGCCCCGACCTGGAGCGCGGCCGGCTCCGAGGACGACGCGAAGCTCAGCCACATCGCCTCGCGCAGGTACATCGGCAGCATCACGCCCCCGCGCGCGAGCCACTCGGCGGGCACGGTGCCGGCGTGGTCGGAGACCCGTCGCACCGGGAACACGCCGAGGCCGGGCGGCAGGTCGTGGGTGCCCTGCTCCGGCAGTCGCAGGGTCCGCATGAACCGCACCGCCACCCCGCCCGGCAGCCGCAGCATGTCCCCGTCGATCCGTACGGTCGTGTCGGTCATCCGTGCGCTCCCCTCGTCGTCGTGTACGTCACCGGGAACGACGTGCGGTGGTGGTCCGGTTCCGCCGCGGCCGGAAGCGACCGCGCAGCCGTTGCCTCAGCCGGTGCAGCCACGGACGGCGCTCACGCTGCTCCCGGCTGTTGCGGTCCAGTTCCTCCAGCAGGCGTTGGGTGCGGTGTTCGGTGTCGAGCTCGTCGATGATGCGGTCGACCTCGGTGAGCACCGCGCCGTGCAGCTGCCACTGGCGGGCGTCGTGCTGGAGCTGTTCGAGCAGGAGCTGGGCGAGCTTGTCCCGGGTCGCCGCGGCCTGCCGCAGCTCGGCGGTGAGCCGTGACTCGGCGGCGTCGGCGTTCTGGCTGACCTGCGTGGTCACCAGCACCGCGAAGCTGACCACCGCGTCGGCCATCTCCGACAGCAGCCGCTCGACCACCTCCCCCGTCCCGGCCGGGAACAGCGGCTGCGACTCCCGCTGCTTGGCCAGGTCGGTGAAGGTGCGGGCAAGCACCCGCAGCACGACCGTGCAGATCTCCAGCGTGTCCAGGCCGGTGCGCAGCACCACCCGGTGCAGCAGCCCCTCCCGCACGCGGGGGTTGAGCCGCAGGCTGTCCTCGGCCTGCCGCAGGGCCGCGTC contains these protein-coding regions:
- a CDS encoding lactonase family protein, which gives rise to MGSGTGAARGGSPRSGGADGGRGWSRRRFVGAIGALGGATAASALAGCAGDGDGGDGSAASRETPQAAPPGQPSSSGPSSSAAPATTPGSAPGASGPRPLYLGTYTSAEGGGKGVGVASYDPASGRITGGGTIIGVPDPSYLAVHPDGRTLYAVNERDRGAVTAVRLADRTVLGSRATGGAHTCHVSVHPSGRWLLSADYGSGSVTVHPIAASGALGERTDHVTHRRPAPRSGQRGPHAHQFVTAPDGGHVIAVDFGTDTVYSYRLDGKAGTLTEVAQAHTRAGAGPRHLVFHPGCRYAYLANEADDTLAVCAYDASSGRLTIGRPQSTGAKADVNYPAQPALTPDGRFAFLANRGDNSLARYAVEQDGARLRLLGTVPVEGDFPRQIALSPDGGLLFAANQRSGTISVFRVDAGGELRLAGEPFASPVAVCALPL
- a CDS encoding DUF2470 domain-containing protein yields the protein MGDDQSWAAAPAAAERARSVLAASWSCAVTADGGREEFVGAHTVDDDGRVTLRVPEDSALRTAAICAPRGEPAAVLEFADVAPVPVRGRIRARLWLAGWFAPEDGGLALHATRVVLKESKGAVVVDLAEFAAAAPDPLAGAEAHLLTHLADAHPEAVERLTRLVRSDSLHGAVRVQPLAVDRHGLTLRIERARAHGDVRLPFHAPADDVSQLTERMHVLLTQAAAASCPRAALQRQRADGDG
- a CDS encoding TetR/AcrR family transcriptional regulator — its product is MAANQGERTRRRLSTGERREQLLSVGARLFSESPYDEVWIEQVAEIAGVSRGLLYHYFPTKRDFFAAVVERESERMLRMTAAVPGVPVRVQLATGLDAYLEYVETHAHGYRAFHRADAAGDRGVRTVYRRALAAQERQILAALGVDPEFGPVFEERPEVRLAVRGWLAFTTAVCLEWLRGADLSREQVRDLCARALLGVIAPAA